The Sphingobacterium bambusae genome includes a window with the following:
- a CDS encoding SusC/RagA family TonB-linked outer membrane protein, whose product MAQPALQLTVRDSLTQQEIVGYNIAINGRVLKVAEGRVDLSSFSSPYLLRITHVGYVAHERSYATLGERLQVLLRGEQQLEEVQVNTGYQKISQERLTGSVDRIGRELLERSPVSNILNRLEDITPAIAFDRRRFTYNYPNATDNNLTVRGISTINSEARPLIVLDNFPYDGAIETINPNDVESISVLKDAAASSIWGARAGNGVIVITTKKGRAQDVPRINLVSNLSIGAQPDFFRLRQAGSSAYIDMEMLLFARGFYDAQINNPRPPALSPVVELLRLQREGSLAEADLQAQLDVLRGIDIRQDYRDYFYRPSVDQRYALNMSGGGERNGYYLSAGYDGQQPFLRENSTQRITMNSAYNHKLGTRLELQGKLMFSRLLDTRSPFGYEQVPLYPYADLVDEQGQAMPVNFRYSSRYLDGLEERGLLDWRYRPYDELRNSDNQSVANELLLDLGATLRLLPGLSYSISGQAAFNNTKSEIMSAVESYLARGLINLFTREQGGSLQYGIPMGAILERNNSERQSLALRNQLNYERSLATHHRLSAMLGMELREVSSGADGSRLYGYNPSNLTFLPVDMASLLPTIDNLGGTQRLGNAGFSRTSFTDRFVSYYANLAYNYRDRYDVYGSARRDASNIFGVDTNNKWAPLWSVGAAWNIQQEGFWHSDLLSQLKLRLSYGHSGNVNNRVAALTSISHTTQLGTFGRMPLAALATPPNPSLRWEMVKTLNLGLDFALLHSRLSGSIDLYRRRSVDLIASTPVDPTVGFRWLTMNSANLEGKGMDLQLNSRNLRGALQWSSNLLLSYNKVMVTQYMGEARPVMSTLQDVAPLEGYPAFGVFSYRWAGLNPETGDPIGFLNGERSEDWRNMINNSPIEELRLHGTATPQWFGALRNDLRYRNILLSVNVGFRFAYFFRQRTQSFSAFGSWRPLEASFLQRWQQPGDEQHTNVPSFAYPFDTFRNAFYNGVEANVLQGDVIRLNDIRLTYQLGSWRGLRSVELFGLLSNVGILWRANREGWDPATPINELGLPRSASFGLSIGL is encoded by the coding sequence ATGGCGCAGCCTGCGCTACAGCTCACGGTGCGCGACAGCCTCACGCAGCAGGAGATCGTGGGCTACAACATCGCCATCAATGGGCGGGTGTTAAAGGTCGCCGAGGGCAGGGTAGACCTCTCGTCCTTTAGCAGTCCCTACCTGCTGCGCATCACGCATGTGGGCTATGTGGCGCACGAGCGCAGCTATGCCACGCTGGGCGAGCGCCTGCAGGTGTTGCTGCGCGGCGAGCAGCAGCTGGAGGAGGTGCAGGTAAACACGGGCTACCAAAAGATCAGCCAAGAGCGCCTCACGGGCTCGGTAGACCGCATTGGCCGCGAGCTGCTAGAGCGCTCGCCGGTATCAAACATCTTGAACCGGCTGGAGGATATAACGCCGGCCATCGCCTTTGACAGGCGTCGCTTTACCTATAACTACCCCAACGCTACAGACAACAACCTGACCGTGCGCGGCATAAGCACCATAAACAGCGAGGCGCGGCCTTTGATTGTGCTAGACAACTTCCCTTATGATGGGGCCATAGAAACCATAAACCCCAACGATGTGGAGAGCATCTCGGTGCTGAAGGATGCCGCGGCATCGTCCATTTGGGGGGCGCGGGCCGGCAATGGGGTTATCGTGATCACGACCAAGAAGGGGCGCGCACAGGATGTGCCGCGCATCAACTTGGTGAGCAATCTAAGCATCGGCGCCCAGCCCGACTTCTTTCGCCTGCGGCAGGCGGGCAGCTCGGCCTATATTGATATGGAGATGCTGCTCTTTGCGCGGGGCTTCTATGATGCGCAGATCAACAACCCACGGCCGCCGGCGCTCTCGCCGGTGGTGGAGCTGCTGCGCCTGCAGCGCGAGGGCAGCCTGGCCGAGGCCGACCTGCAAGCACAGCTGGATGTGCTGCGCGGCATAGACATACGGCAGGACTATAGGGACTATTTTTACCGCCCCTCGGTAGACCAGCGCTATGCGCTAAACATGAGTGGCGGCGGCGAGCGCAACGGCTACTACCTCTCGGCGGGCTATGATGGGCAGCAGCCTTTCTTGCGCGAGAATAGCACGCAGCGCATCACGATGAACAGCGCCTACAACCACAAGCTGGGCACGCGCCTCGAGCTGCAGGGCAAGCTGATGTTTAGCCGCCTGCTAGACACACGTTCGCCTTTTGGCTATGAGCAGGTGCCGCTGTATCCCTATGCCGACCTGGTGGACGAGCAGGGGCAGGCTATGCCGGTAAACTTTCGCTATAGCAGCCGCTACCTCGACGGGCTGGAGGAGCGCGGCCTGCTGGACTGGCGCTACCGCCCCTACGACGAGCTGCGCAATAGCGACAACCAATCGGTCGCCAACGAGCTGCTGCTCGACTTGGGCGCTACCCTGCGCCTCTTGCCGGGGCTAAGCTACAGCATAAGCGGGCAGGCGGCCTTTAACAATACCAAGTCAGAGATTATGAGCGCTGTGGAGTCTTACCTCGCGCGCGGCCTCATCAACCTGTTTACCCGCGAGCAGGGCGGCAGCCTGCAATATGGCATTCCGATGGGCGCCATTTTGGAGCGCAACAACAGCGAACGGCAGTCGCTGGCCCTGCGCAACCAGCTGAACTACGAGCGCAGCCTGGCCACGCACCATCGCCTATCGGCCATGCTGGGCATGGAGCTGCGTGAGGTGAGCAGCGGCGCCGACGGCAGCCGCCTCTATGGCTACAACCCCAGCAACCTCACCTTCCTGCCGGTGGATATGGCCAGCCTGCTGCCCACCATCGATAACCTAGGCGGCACGCAGCGTCTAGGCAACGCGGGCTTCAGCCGCACATCATTCACCGACCGCTTCGTATCCTACTATGCCAACCTGGCCTACAACTACCGCGATAGGTATGATGTATATGGCAGCGCGCGCCGCGATGCATCCAACATCTTTGGCGTGGATACCAACAACAAATGGGCACCCCTGTGGTCAGTAGGCGCCGCCTGGAACATACAACAGGAGGGTTTTTGGCACAGCGACTTGCTATCGCAGCTGAAACTGCGCCTTTCCTATGGGCACAGCGGCAATGTGAACAATAGGGTGGCGGCACTGACCAGCATAAGCCACACCACGCAGCTGGGCACCTTTGGCCGTATGCCCCTAGCCGCGCTGGCCACGCCGCCAAATCCTTCCCTGCGCTGGGAGATGGTGAAAACGCTAAACCTAGGGCTCGACTTTGCCTTGCTGCACAGCCGCCTGAGCGGATCCATAGACCTTTACCGCCGCCGATCGGTAGACCTCATTGCCAGCACACCCGTAGACCCCACGGTGGGCTTTAGGTGGCTAACCATGAATAGCGCCAACCTAGAGGGTAAGGGCATGGACCTGCAGCTAAATAGCCGAAACCTGCGCGGCGCCCTGCAGTGGTCTAGCAACCTGCTACTGAGCTACAACAAGGTGATGGTGACCCAATATATGGGCGAAGCCCGGCCGGTGATGAGCACCTTGCAGGATGTGGCTCCGCTAGAGGGATACCCGGCCTTTGGGGTGTTTAGCTACCGCTGGGCAGGGCTCAACCCCGAGACGGGCGACCCCATAGGTTTTCTCAACGGCGAGCGTAGCGAAGACTGGCGCAACATGATCAACAACTCGCCCATTGAAGAGCTGCGCCTACATGGCACGGCCACCCCGCAGTGGTTTGGCGCCCTGCGCAACGATTTGCGCTACCGTAATATCTTGCTATCGGTCAATGTGGGCTTTCGCTTTGCCTATTTCTTTCGGCAGCGCACACAGAGCTTTAGTGCTTTTGGCAGTTGGCGCCCCCTAGAAGCTAGCTTCCTGCAGCGCTGGCAACAGCCGGGCGACGAACAGCACACAAATGTGCCTTCTTTTGCATATCCCTTTGATACCTTTCGCAACGCATTCTACAACGGGGTAGAGGCCAATGTGCTGCAGGGCGATGTCATTCGCCTCAACGATATACGACTGACCTACCAATTGGGGAGCTGGCGCGGCCTGCGCAGTGTGGAGCTCTTTGGGCTGCTCTCTAATGTAGGCATCCTGTGGCGCGCCAACCGCGAAGGTTGGGATCCGGCAACGCCGATTAATGAACTGGGCCTGCCGCGCAGCGCCTCTTTTGGTTTAAGTATAGGACTTTGA
- a CDS encoding RagB/SusD family nutrient uptake outer membrane protein — protein MIRILYLLLASLACAACSNYLDMKPNASLSTIETLADLRALLDNEFVMSTQTLAGEDMADNYFVLDQTWNASSNEGDRNRYTWQVTENNGVDWIGMYEEIYYANVVLEGLEGLRPSPDMDSYNEIRGTALYYRGLAFSELLLLYAMPYRHGADGSGLGVPLRTSADLNQFFSRASISESYDRVFADLEEAAALLPLTTATLLRPSRLAAWGLMARVAFDIGDYERAFRLSEQLLQQKSDLLDYGQINPALAIPFQPLNSEVVHLTYRYSAFLVQSRGIVDPEIYASYAEGDYRKSLFFAVNANGHPVFKGSYTEINLMQFTGISTAEMLLTNMEAALRTGRLAEARMRLPAFLQARYAPNARPNSNGEAAELLALLQSERRKELIFRNRRWADIRRLNLEGANISLTRELNGQRYLLEPNSLRYALLIPLEAIRYSRITQNPR, from the coding sequence ATGATACGGATATTATACCTGCTGCTGGCCAGCCTAGCTTGCGCGGCCTGCAGCAACTACCTCGACATGAAGCCCAATGCCAGCCTCTCGACCATCGAAACACTGGCCGATTTGCGCGCCTTGCTAGATAATGAATTTGTGATGAGCACGCAGACCCTAGCCGGGGAGGATATGGCCGACAATTATTTTGTGCTGGACCAAACGTGGAATGCCTCGAGCAACGAGGGCGACCGCAACCGATATACTTGGCAAGTAACGGAAAACAATGGCGTGGATTGGATAGGCATGTATGAAGAGATTTACTATGCCAATGTGGTGCTAGAAGGGTTGGAGGGCCTGCGCCCTTCGCCGGATATGGATAGCTACAACGAAATAAGGGGTACTGCCCTCTACTACCGCGGCTTGGCTTTTTCGGAGCTGCTGCTGCTCTATGCCATGCCCTATCGCCATGGGGCGGATGGCAGCGGACTGGGGGTGCCGCTGCGCACCTCCGCAGATTTGAACCAGTTTTTCTCGCGCGCCAGCATAAGCGAGAGCTATGATAGGGTATTTGCGGATCTGGAAGAGGCGGCCGCGCTGCTGCCTCTGACCACAGCCACGCTGCTACGGCCCTCTCGGCTGGCAGCTTGGGGGCTGATGGCGCGGGTGGCCTTTGATATTGGCGACTATGAACGCGCTTTCCGCCTATCGGAACAGCTGCTGCAGCAAAAGAGTGACCTGCTAGACTATGGGCAGATTAATCCGGCACTTGCCATACCCTTCCAGCCGCTAAACAGCGAGGTGGTTCATCTTACATATAGGTATAGTGCTTTCCTAGTACAATCAAGGGGGATTGTGGATCCGGAAATATATGCCTCCTATGCTGAGGGGGACTATCGAAAATCGCTTTTTTTTGCCGTGAATGCCAATGGGCATCCGGTGTTTAAGGGAAGCTATACGGAGATTAACCTGATGCAGTTTACCGGTATCAGCACGGCTGAGATGCTGCTGACAAATATGGAGGCTGCGCTGCGCACGGGACGACTGGCCGAGGCTCGAATGCGCTTGCCCGCCTTTCTGCAGGCACGCTATGCACCCAACGCGCGACCCAACAGCAATGGTGAAGCGGCCGAACTATTGGCCCTGCTGCAGTCCGAGCGCCGAAAAGAACTGATCTTCAGAAACCGCCGATGGGCTGATATACGGCGCCTTAACTTGGAAGGAGCAAACATTAGCTTGACAAGGGAGCTCAATGGGCAACGCTACCTACTGGAGCCCAATAGCCTGCGCTATGCCTTGCTTATTCCGCTAGAGGCTATACGCTATTCGCGAATTACGCAAAACCCACGATAG
- a CDS encoding DUF5675 family protein, with amino-acid sequence MKKQTILLLQRTYGAQGTNGRITYDGQHICYTIELPDRNNIRRLSCIPEGRYKLEKRRYTKHGEQIGIPHVLGREAILIHAANHALNELMGCIAPVTTLTGEGRGIGSRTALAGLKELVYHLWNTDKEVFLLIKREGR; translated from the coding sequence ATGAAAAAGCAAACGATCTTGCTGCTCCAACGGACATATGGAGCACAGGGAACTAATGGGCGTATAACGTATGATGGGCAGCATATCTGCTATACGATAGAGCTGCCCGACCGGAACAATATCAGACGCCTGAGCTGCATCCCCGAGGGACGCTATAAACTCGAAAAACGCCGCTACACTAAGCATGGCGAACAAATCGGTATCCCTCATGTGCTGGGACGCGAAGCAATACTGATCCATGCCGCCAACCATGCCTTGAACGAGCTGATGGGCTGCATCGCTCCGGTCACCACGCTTACCGGCGAAGGCCGCGGAATAGGCAGCCGCACGGCACTGGCGGGGCTCAAGGAGCTCGTATACCACCTGTGGAATACCGACAAAGAGGTGTTTCTGCTAATCAAGCGTGAAGGGAGGTAA
- a CDS encoding DUF1990 family protein, which yields MIFYALYFFIFVITGDDTIQIIAHEPRASTNEEIVVMKIYFRDQKSRFEEHLDCLKQHGITTYNQSSLIERTSTIEIFTKKTLTALSSNFLFNYDIFPVDIMTSLCQWKSEQRSMRVGDTIVQQVYLPPYRSFSQKMIMGVRVNNIINESNRLGFSYETLEGHVERGLSTFTIEESQDGRIFFKVHTFSKPQHVLAKLVNPIFSTPYQAFCTRQALKNMKKQLEGHQYAL from the coding sequence ATGATTTTTTATGCACTTTATTTCTTTATTTTTGTGATAACGGGCGATGATACTATACAGATTATTGCGCATGAACCAAGGGCTAGCACTAACGAAGAAATAGTTGTGATGAAAATTTACTTTAGAGATCAAAAGAGCAGGTTCGAGGAGCATTTAGATTGTTTAAAGCAACATGGTATAACCACATACAACCAAAGTAGTTTAATAGAAAGAACTAGCACGATTGAAATCTTCACAAAGAAAACACTAACAGCGCTTTCTAGCAACTTTCTTTTTAACTATGATATCTTCCCTGTTGATATAATGACTAGTTTATGCCAATGGAAAAGTGAGCAAAGAAGTATGCGCGTGGGCGACACCATCGTACAACAAGTCTACCTCCCTCCTTACAGATCGTTTTCACAAAAAATGATAATGGGCGTTCGTGTTAATAACATCATTAATGAATCAAATAGATTAGGATTTTCATATGAAACACTGGAAGGACATGTTGAACGAGGTTTATCAACCTTTACCATAGAGGAATCTCAGGATGGTAGGATTTTTTTCAAGGTACATACCTTTTCTAAGCCACAACATGTATTGGCCAAACTGGTAAACCCTATTTTTTCAACCCCCTACCAAGCCTTTTGCACTCGGCAGGCTCTTAAAAATATGAAAAAGCAATTAGAGGGACATCAATATGCCCTCTAA
- a CDS encoding Rpn family recombination-promoting nuclease/putative transposase, whose protein sequence is MHAPKFIDLTTDFGFKRIFGSETNKEFLKSFLNELFHGRKHVADFHYGKNEYVGDAEEIGTVIFDLVCTTDSGETFLIEVQRSTQRNLKRRMLYYGSKLIADMAPKGNRFGWNYAISEVYIIVLLDGFPMPDHDSDGRYMHEIGLCDIHTGKVFYKQLGYTYIELVKFDKEEVELQTDLDRWLYVLKNMSKLKKLSVYLRKPIFERLFDIAAYTQLNKEERNMYDVSLKRKWDAFSIRETQELDLADAIENGLKQGLERGLEQGLEQGLEKGLEQGLEKGLEQGLEKGLEKGLEEGERRKAAAIALQLKKMGLSVIDIAEGTGLPVAEIEAL, encoded by the coding sequence ATGCATGCTCCTAAGTTCATTGATTTGACGACGGATTTTGGCTTTAAGCGAATCTTTGGATCGGAGACGAACAAGGAATTTCTAAAGTCCTTTTTGAACGAGCTGTTCCACGGGCGTAAGCATGTCGCTGACTTCCACTACGGGAAGAACGAATATGTGGGTGACGCCGAAGAGATAGGCACAGTGATCTTCGACCTCGTGTGCACGACGGACAGCGGGGAAACGTTTTTGATCGAGGTGCAGCGAAGCACACAGCGAAACCTGAAGCGTCGGATGTTATATTATGGGAGCAAGCTGATTGCCGATATGGCGCCCAAAGGTAATCGCTTTGGCTGGAACTATGCAATCAGCGAAGTGTATATAATTGTGCTGTTAGATGGATTCCCGATGCCCGATCACGACAGTGACGGACGATATATGCACGAAATCGGTCTCTGCGACATACATACGGGAAAAGTTTTCTATAAACAATTGGGATATACTTACATAGAATTAGTTAAATTTGATAAGGAAGAGGTTGAATTACAGACGGATCTCGATCGGTGGCTTTATGTGCTGAAGAACATGTCTAAGCTGAAGAAGCTATCGGTCTATCTACGGAAGCCTATATTCGAGCGGCTGTTTGATATTGCTGCCTACACACAGTTAAATAAGGAGGAACGAAATATGTATGATGTAAGTTTAAAACGCAAATGGGATGCCTTCTCCATCCGAGAAACCCAAGAGCTGGATCTAGCAGATGCAATTGAGAACGGCTTGAAGCAGGGCTTAGAGAGAGGTCTAGAGCAAGGTCTAGAGCAAGGTTTGGAAAAAGGGTTAGAACAAGGTTTGGAAAAAGGTCTAGAACAAGGTCTGGAAAAAGGATTAGAAAAAGGACTAGAAGAGGGAGAACGCCGGAAGGCCGCTGCGATAGCTTTGCAACTCAAGAAAATGGGCCTTTCTGTCATCGATATTGCTGAGGGAACAGGCCTTCCGGTTGCTGAGATTGAAGCGCTGTGA
- a CDS encoding Kelch repeat-containing protein, giving the protein MRSLDMRADRTPYILFSLFILSSLLHLPASLFGQGIRFTGSSQPIEKRTSASFFSEAAFTFTDRFALDFDLQVPNNSSMGYIVRIKEEDQRSIINLHYEKEEGDAVFRLNEEGKANLITLRIPLQQLIEQHWFPVHIAYELRKGHIELQIGGKAAQQAKVPLAAPYTAHVTFGRSDYMIDVPSFSLRNFRIGNKERETVFPLRESKGDKLHNAAGEVMGKVVNGTWLLNDAYHWQKHTQMRSSSTSGATYDAKTKSIYYFNRDSLAIYEVQTGQERHIRFAQPCPVEIKLGTCFIAPEEHRLYLYETHYTTPYDGPTVASLDLEDFSWRIESRQYLQRELNHHAASYLSDSRQLMLFAGYGNMVYSNDMLLYSLKDKTWSKATMQGDSIFPRYFTSSGQSAVDHKIYIFGGMGNESGQHIVGRKYFYDLYSFDPRTGKTSKLWDVERKDSPFVPARGLVIPDSNWIYMLGYPEHLTHSFIKLRRFALQDGRHETLGDSIPIYSDRISTHANLYFDPNLHKLVALVQESDDDVRSTVSVYSLDFPAISAAELDAFPGSGSRSIPGLVFYLVGAAGLALAAFLYWRYRGVQHAPASAVVPLEAAPSASLPQQATVNRINLFGDFTVIDRRGLDISHLFSARLQQVFCLLLFHSAHTGISSNLLTHLLWPDKPKDKAKTSRGVAINNLRKVLSELNGVEIIYDEGHYRVVFQSSCSCDYWRLQQLLADGTSILHPEILTILQRGEFLLGMDDPIFDKWKHDTESRLIDRFQQQLAQSREEKDWPTLFRTAEALVMVDAINELAFEQGLYALHKEKQEARARLFYKRFTENYRRLMGEEYGGGFEEVWSRLVMK; this is encoded by the coding sequence ATGAGAAGTCTAGACATGCGCGCCGATCGAACACCATATATCCTATTTTCACTATTTATTTTAAGCAGCTTGTTGCATTTGCCGGCTAGTCTTTTTGGTCAAGGTATCCGCTTCACGGGTAGTAGCCAGCCTATTGAGAAACGCACCTCGGCGAGTTTTTTTTCCGAGGCGGCTTTTACCTTTACCGATCGCTTCGCACTCGATTTTGATCTACAGGTGCCCAATAACAGCAGCATGGGCTACATCGTCCGCATCAAGGAGGAGGATCAACGCTCCATCATCAACCTGCATTATGAAAAGGAAGAGGGCGACGCGGTGTTTCGCCTCAACGAAGAGGGCAAAGCCAATTTAATAACCCTGCGCATACCGCTACAGCAGCTTATTGAACAACACTGGTTTCCGGTGCACATAGCATACGAGCTCCGCAAGGGGCACATCGAGCTGCAAATTGGCGGCAAAGCGGCACAGCAGGCCAAGGTGCCACTCGCCGCGCCCTACACAGCCCATGTAACCTTTGGCCGCAGCGACTACATGATCGATGTACCTTCCTTCTCGCTGCGCAATTTCCGCATAGGCAACAAAGAGCGTGAAACGGTGTTTCCGCTACGCGAAAGCAAGGGCGACAAGCTACATAATGCGGCCGGAGAGGTGATGGGCAAGGTGGTCAACGGCACTTGGCTGCTCAACGATGCTTACCATTGGCAAAAACATACACAGATGCGCTCTTCCAGTACCTCTGGTGCTACCTACGATGCCAAGACCAAATCGATCTATTATTTTAACCGGGATTCACTGGCGATCTATGAGGTCCAAACGGGACAAGAACGGCATATCCGCTTTGCCCAACCCTGCCCCGTAGAGATTAAGCTCGGCACTTGCTTTATCGCTCCCGAGGAGCATCGCTTGTATCTCTACGAAACGCATTACACAACGCCTTACGATGGCCCCACGGTGGCCAGCTTGGATCTGGAGGACTTCAGCTGGCGCATCGAGAGCAGGCAGTACCTGCAGCGCGAACTGAACCACCACGCGGCGTCTTACCTGTCTGATAGCCGGCAGTTGATGCTGTTTGCGGGCTATGGCAACATGGTCTACAGCAACGATATGCTCTTGTATAGCCTAAAGGATAAGACATGGTCGAAAGCGACCATGCAGGGCGACTCTATTTTTCCACGTTATTTCACGTCGTCGGGGCAATCTGCGGTTGACCATAAGATCTATATCTTTGGCGGCATGGGCAACGAGTCGGGGCAACATATCGTCGGCCGCAAGTATTTCTATGATCTTTATAGCTTTGATCCCCGCACGGGGAAAACCAGCAAGCTGTGGGATGTGGAGCGCAAGGATAGTCCTTTCGTCCCTGCACGGGGCTTGGTTATCCCCGATTCCAACTGGATCTATATGCTGGGCTACCCCGAGCATCTCACGCATTCTTTTATCAAGCTACGCCGCTTTGCGCTGCAAGATGGCCGGCATGAGACATTGGGCGACTCGATACCAATCTATTCGGACCGCATCAGTACGCATGCCAACCTGTATTTTGACCCCAACCTGCATAAGCTGGTTGCCTTGGTGCAGGAATCTGATGATGATGTGCGCTCCACTGTGTCGGTCTACAGCTTGGACTTCCCGGCTATCAGCGCGGCCGAGCTAGATGCTTTTCCGGGTTCGGGCAGCCGCAGCATTCCGGGCTTGGTTTTCTACCTCGTAGGGGCTGCGGGGTTAGCTCTTGCTGCCTTCCTATACTGGCGTTATCGTGGCGTGCAGCATGCGCCAGCCAGCGCCGTCGTGCCTTTGGAGGCAGCTCCATCAGCGAGCCTGCCTCAGCAGGCGACCGTCAACCGCATCAACCTGTTCGGCGACTTCACCGTGATCGATCGCCGCGGACTGGATATTTCGCACCTCTTCAGCGCTCGTCTGCAGCAGGTGTTCTGCCTCCTGCTGTTTCATAGTGCCCATACGGGCATCAGCTCCAACTTGCTCACACACCTGCTCTGGCCCGATAAGCCGAAGGATAAAGCGAAGACTTCCCGGGGGGTGGCCATCAACAACCTGCGCAAGGTGCTGAGCGAGCTGAATGGCGTTGAGATTATCTACGACGAGGGCCACTATCGTGTGGTGTTCCAGTCGAGCTGCTCCTGCGACTACTGGCGCCTACAACAGCTGCTGGCCGATGGTACGTCTATCCTCCATCCAGAAATTTTGACGATACTGCAGCGCGGTGAATTCCTCCTAGGCATGGACGACCCGATCTTCGATAAGTGGAAGCATGATACCGAAAGTAGGCTGATCGATCGCTTTCAGCAGCAGCTCGCCCAAAGCCGGGAAGAGAAGGATTGGCCTACGCTGTTTCGCACCGCCGAGGCGCTCGTCATGGTAGATGCCATCAACGAACTGGCCTTCGAGCAGGGGCTCTACGCCCTACACAAGGAAAAGCAGGAAGCTCGCGCTCGCCTCTTCTACAAACGCTTCACCGAGAACTACCGCCGCCTTATGGGGGAAGAGTATGGAGGGGGCTTTGAAGAGGTTTGGAGTCGTTTGGTGATGAAGTGA
- a CDS encoding glycoside hydrolase family 76 protein, whose product MKSFFMALSFTVYCSFASATVLPSAGTGIPSAAVAHAEQLHPQALANQNLERAIGLIDVTIAAYFDAQTFEMRRFYHLDKKAKSNERASVWMYTAGIEAVNAVLSGLKAAQEKGEKTLYDRHYARYVQLLDKLYAEADYYLGTFELVSYTQTKSWSVYAVDRVQEKGKANVSGVLNVYDDQMWLIRELLDSYRLTGKRAYLEKAEYLTAYVLDGWDVTRDSQGKENGGIAWGPGYTTKHACSNAPLISSLVWLHELYEGKSDKIAHRFIDAKDRKTRRSAQVKKQQYYLNYARAIYDWQKKQLLTANGVYADMMGGCVPNCDIRYEEQDGQRYRANTPLTAAVGKAYSYNSGTMLSGAVDLHRATGEAIYAQDGRLLAKNSFRQFASLGKDVPQYYSFETSGFNNWFNGILLRGYHEATVLDAGIGDYVTAFQRNLDYGFAHFNRDGFLPTDLLKGWAAEKEPQGLEGMFMFTYAAQYALLGKHQLEQQE is encoded by the coding sequence ATGAAGTCTTTTTTCATGGCCCTTTCTTTTACCGTATACTGCAGTTTTGCTTCGGCCACCGTCTTGCCGTCCGCAGGCACGGGCATACCATCAGCTGCTGTTGCTCATGCAGAACAGCTGCATCCACAAGCGCTGGCCAATCAAAACCTAGAGCGCGCCATCGGATTGATCGATGTAACTATAGCGGCATACTTTGATGCACAGACTTTTGAAATGCGCCGGTTCTATCATTTGGACAAAAAAGCTAAATCGAATGAGCGCGCATCCGTTTGGATGTATACGGCCGGTATTGAAGCGGTTAATGCGGTGCTCTCTGGCTTGAAGGCTGCACAGGAAAAGGGCGAGAAAACACTATACGATAGACATTATGCGCGCTACGTGCAGCTGCTGGATAAGCTCTATGCCGAAGCCGATTACTACCTAGGTACTTTCGAGCTTGTTTCCTACACCCAAACAAAAAGCTGGTCGGTATATGCCGTAGATCGTGTGCAGGAGAAAGGAAAGGCCAATGTGAGCGGCGTGCTTAATGTGTACGACGACCAGATGTGGCTGATTCGCGAGCTGCTGGACTCGTATAGACTGACTGGAAAGCGTGCCTACTTGGAGAAAGCGGAATACCTGACGGCCTATGTGCTGGATGGATGGGATGTGACGCGCGACAGCCAAGGGAAGGAAAACGGCGGCATAGCTTGGGGGCCTGGCTACACCACAAAACACGCCTGCAGCAATGCACCGCTGATCAGTTCGCTGGTTTGGCTGCATGAGCTCTACGAAGGAAAATCTGATAAAATAGCCCATCGTTTTATTGATGCGAAGGACCGGAAAACACGCCGTAGTGCGCAGGTGAAAAAACAACAGTACTACCTGAACTATGCCCGCGCTATTTACGACTGGCAGAAAAAACAGCTATTAACTGCCAATGGGGTATATGCCGACATGATGGGCGGCTGCGTGCCGAATTGTGATATCCGCTATGAAGAGCAGGATGGACAGCGCTACCGCGCAAACACCCCTTTAACCGCCGCTGTGGGCAAGGCCTACAGCTACAACAGCGGCACCATGCTCTCGGGCGCAGTAGATCTACATCGCGCAACGGGCGAGGCCATCTATGCACAAGATGGGCGGCTGCTGGCCAAAAATAGCTTCCGGCAGTTTGCTAGCCTCGGAAAAGATGTGCCGCAGTATTACAGCTTTGAAACTAGCGGTTTTAACAACTGGTTCAACGGCATACTGCTGCGCGGATACCACGAAGCGACGGTGCTGGACGCCGGGATTGGCGACTATGTGACGGCCTTCCAACGCAACCTAGACTATGGTTTTGCGCATTTTAACCGTGATGGCTTTCTGCCTACCGATTTGTTGAAAGGCTGGGCTGCCGAAAAAGAACCGCAGGGATTGGAGGGCATGTTTATGTTTACCTATGCCGCACAATATGCCCTGCTGGGCAAACACCAGCTAGAGCAACAGGAGTAA